The genomic stretch GCACACTATATCCAAAAGTTGGATACGCTGGCAACGTTGGAGCAAAACAAAGCATATTTTTTAAAGAGCAGGGAATGGTACAAAAGGGCGGAGCCCATGATCATGGCATACGATTATCAGAATTATTTGTCCATGAACGCTCCCAACCTTCTTAAAGTGGAAATCGATGACTATACCGATATCAAAAAGTTGAACCCCCAAAGTTATCAGGTGCTGGAAGAATTGTTGTATGCCGACGAAAAAGTACCCAATATGGATTTGCACTTGGTGATAAACTACCTTCAAGCCCGAATTCCATATATCAGAAAAAATCATATAATCTACACACAACGCGATAGGCACCATCTTAAAATGATACGGGATGCCATCGTAAATATAGCTACAAAAGGCATCACAGGTTTCGATTCGCCGATGTTGGCCAACTCCCTTAACGAGGCCATCTACAATTATGAGTCCATCCATAAAGTATTGAACATTTATAAGGAAGCCTTTAAGGATCAAGCATTGTACGAGCAATGGAGCAACGAGATCGACCGGACCATAAACAGCTTGCAATCCAGTAATTTTGATGATTTTGATCGATATGGCTTTATAAAAGACCACACCAACAAGCAGTTGGAACTTATCAACCAAACCGCCGATGATTGGGGCATTGCCCTGAACACATCCCGCTCATTAAATACTACAGCGACCAATCTTTTTGATAAGGATTTCTTCAATATCAAGCAATTTTCGTTGCAAGGTTCTCCGGACATGAGCGATGAAAGAATTTTACTTGGAAAAAAACTGTTCAACGACCCAGCCCTTTCCAGCACCGGAACCATAAGCTGCGCTACCTGTCATTTGGAGGACAAAGCTTTTACGGACGGGCACAAAAAGGGATTGGGAATAAATGGCGTAGAACTACAGCGCAACACGCCAACACTGACCTATGCGGTATTTCAGCAAAGCTTTTTTTATGATGGAAGAGCAGCTGGTTTGGAAAGCCAGATCGTGAATGTGGTGAACGATGAGAACGAATTTCATTCAGATTTGAATACCATTGAGCGAAAAGTAAAGGAAAACGCATCCTATAAACCATCGTTTGAAGAATTATACGATGGTGAGATCTCCAATCAAAATGTGCGCCATGCCATAGCAACCTATATCCGTAGTCTGGCACCTTTCGATTCCAAGTTTGACAGAAACATGCAAGGTCAAGAAAATTCACTGACATCCGACGAAAAGTTGGGCTTCAATTTATTTATGGGAAAAGCAGCTTGTGCCACATGCCATTTCCCGCCGGCATTCAATGGCACCGTACCGCCAAAATACCTTGAAACTGAATTTGAGAATTTGGGAGTTCCAAAAAATGCTGATTTTGAAAATCCTGTTTTGGATGATGACCCGGGCCAATACCATCCTTATAAAGTTGAGGAAAAAAGAAACTTCTTTAAAACCACAACGGTTAGAAATATCGCCCTCACCGCACCTTACATGCACAATGGGGTGTATGAAACCTTGGAAGAGGTGATTACTTTTTACAACGTAGGGGGCGGACAAGGCATGGGATTGGATGTGCCCTACCAGACCTTGCCTCCAGATTCGTTGAACTTGAGCGATAGGGAACAGAGGGCATTGATTTCGTTTATGCACTCGTTAACGGACAAAAGGTTTGAAAAGGTTGGTGAATAATTGAATTTTTGATGATTTTTTGGTTATTACATCAATTTGAATCCTCATATCGGTCAATAAAATGCTTTTCAATGCTTACATTTAAGTGCCATCTTAAAAACAACCATCTATGAAAAGTATCACACGAAGAAATTTTAACAATCTCACTATAAAAGGAATGGGAGGGGCCGCTTTGTTATCATCCGCACCTTTTGCGTGCGCTATGGGCGCCAATCAGGATAAGAAAAAACTGGGCATTGCCCTGGTCGGACTTGGGAGTTATAGTACTTATCAATTGGCACCGGCCTTGCAGGACACCCAGCACTGCTATTTGGCAGGAATTGTGACGGGAACACCTGAAAAGGAGCAAATTTGGGCGGATAAGTATGGAATTCCTGAAAAGAACATCTACAATTATCAAAATTTTGACGATATCGCCAACAACGGGGATATTGATGTGGTGTATGTGGTACTGCCCAACAGTATGCATGCTGAATTCAGTATCCGTGCCGCACAAGCAGGCAAGCATGTGATCTGTGAAAAACCCATGGGTATCAGCGTTGAAGAGTGTACGGCCATCATCAATGCCTGTGATAAAGCTGGCGTAAAATTGGGAATGGGCTATCGCTTGCACTCCGAACCCTATACGCAGCAGGTAAAAGAATATGTAAAGGAGAAAACGTTCGGAGATATTTTGTTTGTATCCGCGGATGCATCCTATCGTGCTACCGGAAATCCAGACCAATGGCGTTTGAACAAGGAACTGTCCGGTGGCGGTGCTTTAATGAACATGGGCGTATACGCTGTGCAAAGTACCATTTATGGTACGGGAGAAAATCCTGTTTCCGTGTCGGCGCAAGAATTTAGTACACGCCCTGAGTATTTTAAGAATACCGATGAGACCATTACGGCCCAATTTAAGTTTCCGAGCGGGGCAGTGGGGAACATCACCACCTCGCATAATTTTAATGCCAATGCGATGTATGTTTCGGGTACTTCGGGCTGGTTTAGGTTGCAACCCGCCAATAATTACGGTCCATTGAGCGGTGTCACCTCCAAAGGGGATGAAATCAAATTTCCGCACGAGAGCCAACAAAAGCTTCAAATGGATGATTTTGCACGGCACGTATTGTTTGGTGAGCCCAACAAAGCTCCTGGCGAAATGGGCAAACGCGATATGATGATCGTAGAGGCTATCTACCAATCCATTGCCAATGGGGGAGAGACCATTGCTTTGGATTTTGAGCCTGGTTATGGGTTTGGGGGGTGATAATTATTCAGTGGTATAAATGTAATCTACAGTAATTGAATTGTTTTCGTTGCTCTTTTCTATTGGAAAGCCTTTTTCGTTATAATTGTATATAAAGGTGTTGCTTTGAAGACCTCCAAATTCATTTTTCTCAACTGTAAACTGGACTATGTTATTTGAATTGCTAAAAACGTTGTTCTCATCATAGAATAAAAATTCCCAGCCACCAATTACATTTAGATAACACTTTATTGTTGAAAGGTTTAAGAAAACATCTGAGTTGAAGGGGTTACTTTTATCATCATATTGATAAGTAAGTATATTGGCTTCATTTAATGTTTTTTTGATTAGATTACCGTCCGAATACTCAAATAGAATGGTAAAATCGATATTTTCTTGATAAAAACTTGTTAGATTGTTGTTTGAGTCGAGTGTTACTTTTCTATTCCTATCATCTATTAAATCAATAAAATCAATCTCTGATAAATTGTGAACAATACTATATTCTTGGACCTTATCTCCGTTATAAAAAGTTTCTATTCTTGTTATTAGACCGTCATCATTATAACTGACAATAGTTTCTTCGGTAGTGGAACTTTCATTTTCTTTGTCAAATTCTGTTGAGGTTAATTTTATGATACTTCCTGACTCTACCTGGATTTCAATCATGGATTTATTTTCGATGTAATCTATTTCCCATAACTGCAATAATCCATCTGCAGTGATAGAAAACAGATTGTTAAAGTCCGTAAAATCAAAAATATTTTCTGTCGATGAAGATATATTGGATGATATTTGGTTCAAATACGCAGTGCCCTGTTCTTCCGGTTCTTCAGGACTCAATTCCTCTTCATTTTCTATCTCTTCACTAAATGAATTGTTGTCAGAACATGATAAATTAAGGACAAAAAACAATAAAATTATGTGATTTTTCATTGAAATATTATAATCGCTGCATAGCAAGAATACATATTTTCTTGCGATTTAAAACAAGACGATGGTCAAACAGCAATTAAAACCTCTCAAAAACCCCCAACCCAAATAACGCAAAATCATATTTTACGGGGTCGGCTGTGTCCAGTTTTCTGAGATTTTTGTCCAATTCCTGTAAGGCCTTGGCATCGTTCTGTTTACGTTTGAGCAACTTTAGTTTACGCGCTACATTGCCCGAGTGTACATCCAACGGACAGGAGAGCTTTGCGGGATCAATATCCTTCCAAAGACCAAAATCCACGCCTGTACTGTTGTCTCGAACCATCCAACGCAAAAACATATTGATGCGTTTGGCCGCGGAACCCTTGATGGGGTCGGAAACATGTTTTTGGGTTCTGCTTTGGTGGGGCAGTTCAAAAAAAAGTTGTTTGAACTTAGAAATGGCAGGCAGCATGGAGTCCTTGGTCTGGTGTTGGGTGAAAACAGCTTCCAAACCACCGTGGTTTTTATAGATATTTTGCAGACTGGTTACGAAGTAACCAAGGTCGATTCCGTTAAAAGTGCGGTGTACAAAAGGAGAGAGGCGTTCCAAATCCTCTTCGGAGTGGTTGATTACAAAATCGTAAGGTGTGTTGCCGATCAACTCCATCAATTTTGTGGCATTGTTGATGATGCTCTTACGGTTGCCCCAAGCTATGGTCGCCGTTAAAAAAGCACTGATCTCAATATCTTCCTTCCGATTGAATGCGTGTGGAATCTGAATGGGATCATCCTCCAAAAATTTGGGATGGTTGTATTCCAGCACCTTGGCATCCAAAAATTCTTTGAGCTCCGTTTTGGTCATATCAATCTTTGGAAACGATCAAACCATCCACCATGGTGAGCTTTCGGTCTGCCATATCGGCCAAATCCAGGTTGTGCGTCACCAAAACAAAGGTCTGTCCAAACTCATCCCGAAGTTGAAAAAAGAGTTTGTGCAGATTGTCCGCGCTTTCGGAATCCAAATTTCCACTGGGCTCATCGGCCAAGACCACGGAAGGGTTGTTCATTAGGGAGCGGGCCACGGCCACACGCTGCTGCTCACCTCCGGAGAGTGCATTAGGTTTATGATCATAACGTTTTTTTAACCCTAAAAAGTCCAATAGTTCCTTCGCACGCTTTTCAGCCTCTGCTTTCGGCGTTTTTTTGATAAAAGCAGGAATACAAACATTCTCCAGAGCTGTAAACTCCGGCAACAATTGGTGAAACTGAAAAATAAATCCAATATGCTCGTTTCGGAACTGGGCCAAGCTCTTGTCGTTGAGTTGGTTTACGTTGGTATCATTGATGACCAAGGTGCTCTCGCCCTTGTTTGTCGGCGTATCCAACGTGCCCAAAATTTGTAACAAGGTGGTTTTTCCAGCACCCGAGGCACCGACAATGGATACAACTTCTCCTTTTTTGATTTCGAGATCTACACCTTGCAGAACTTTGAGATCTCCATAACTTTTTTGAATATTTGTGGCCTTTATCATAAGTACAACTTCGCTGGTCGAAGATAATCATTACTGTTGTATCGCAAAGATTGTATTTTCCGGCTATAAATTTGTCAATTCGAGAGATTTTTGAGTTGAGCGGACAAAATTGTATCGAGAATTGTAAGATTAAAACGCAGGGTGCCAGTTCTCGATACTTTTCCAAAGGAAAAACTCGAACCGACATCAAAATATATCAGTATAGCAAATAAGTTTGATGCCATATTTTCGACAAACAATCCATAAATATTTGTTAGAATTAATAGTATCATTCAAATATTGTTTAACTTTGAATCAAAATGAATAAACAAAATAATACATATTTAGATACCGCAATTTTAGCTGGAGGTTGTTTTTGGTGTACCGAAGCGGTTTTTCAACGACTTGATGGAGTAGAGGAAGTAGTTTCCGGATATACTGGCGGAACAATCAAAAATCCGGCCTATCGCGAAATCTGCACCGGAAGAACGGGTCATGCCGAAGCGGTAAAAATCACTTTTGACCCATCAAAAATATCCTATGCCGAATTGTTGGAAGTGTTTTTTGCCACGCACGATCCCACGACTTTGAACAAACAGGGAAACGATGTAGGCACACAATATCGCAGCGAAATTTTTTATACCACTCCCGAACAAAAGCAGATGGCGGAGGATTTCATCGATCTATTGGAAAAGGAAAATATTTTTGAGTCGCCGATCGTAACCGCTATTTCCGAGGCCAAACCTTTTTATCTTGCAGAAGAGGAGCATCACGATTATTACAATCAAAACAAGCAACAACCGTATTGCCAAATTATAATTGATCCAAAGATCAAAAAATTGAACAATTATTTTTCAAAAAAACTAAAGCATGGCACCATATAGAAACCTCGAGGAATATAATATTGAGATTACCAATGAGGTGAAAGATCACTTCTCCAAAATTATGGGAGACCTTGGGGAGGATGTTACCCGAGAGGGATTGATCAAAACTCCCGAACGTGCTGCCAAAGCTATGCTTTTTCTTACCCAAGGTTACAAGCAGGATGCCGAGGAAATTCTAAAAGGAGCCATGTTTGCCGAGGATTATGACGATATGGTGATCATTAAGGATATTGAGCTATATTCCCTCTGCGAACACCATATGTTGCCCTTTTTTGGAAAAGCTCATGTTGCTTACATTCCGAACGGACATATAGTGGGTTTGAGCAAAATACCCCGTGTGGTCGATGTGTTTGCCCGTAGGCTACAGGTACAAGAACGTTTGACGCACGATATTTTGGAGTGCATCAACAAAACCTTAAAGCCGAAGGGAGTCGCCGTAGTGATAGAAGCATCGCACATGTGCATGATGATGCGCGGGGTACAAAAACAAAATTCGGTAACCACGACCTCTGGTTTTAGGGGACAGTTTGAAAAAATTGAAACACGGAACGAGTTTTTAAAGCTCATCAGCGCCGATTTGTCTTAAACTGCTTTTCCAATTAAGCTGGAATTGCTATTTTTCCTGCATGGCAGAAGAAAAAGATAATAAGTATCGCAACCTGTTTTTAGGATTGTTGTTCGATGCTGTCGGAATGTTGTCCTTTGTTATTCCCGGTATTGGTGAATTCTCCGATGTAATATGGGCACCTGTGGCCGGATGGCTCATGACCCGATTGTACAAGGGCAGGGTAGGTCAAGCAGCCGGTCTTGTCACTTTTGCCGAAGAGTTGGTTCCAGGAATGGATGTGATCCCGACCTTTACGCTTACCTGGATTTACACCTATCTGTTGAGCAAAAAAAAGAGTGCCAAAAACTAATTCGGCACCCCATTTTCAAAGAATTGATAATTCCAATGTTTATTCAATTGTAATTTGGAACGTTTCGGTAAAATCCGGTTCACCCCCGGCGTCTGCCAATGTCCCATCATTCGGTTTTTTTGGCTCATGGATCAAGGTAACGGCCAATGTTGCATTTCCTGCATCGCCCGTCTCCAATGTGAAGGCCAATCCCAAAGGATTTCCATCACCGTCCTCATCATCATAAGTAATATCCGTGATATTTCCGGTAGGGATGTAAAACACTTGATGCTCTTCATCCTCTTCTTCCACTTCCTCCGTGATGTCTTCGGCTGGCGACTCGGTTTCATTTAAAAACACGACCGAGCCTGTGTAAGTAGTATTTGCGGCCAAGTTTCCAGAAACTGTGACGTCCGGAGCATTGGGTCCGTCACCATCCAAGTCCCGTGATTGGAGCGTAACCGTAGTGCCGCCACCTGGAGCAACCAAAGAAACCGTCATGGTTGTAATGGTCTCTTCTTCATTAACTGGTTCTGGAGCATCATCGTCACTGGAACAAGCCATAAAAGTAGTCGCAGCAACTGTAAGCAGTGATAAGATTTTAATTGTTTTCATCTTAAAAGGTGTTAGATTAATAATTGAGTTTTAATTGCAATGTGAAATTTCGACCCAAATCATCTGCGAAATAGCGCTGACGGTTTAGGTAGTCTCTATAATTCGTATTTAATAAGTTATTGATGGACAAAGAGGTCGTGAGTTTGGTTTTGTTTGAAATAGGAAATTCCATTTTGGACCTGAATGCCAACAAATGATAGGCATCCGGTGGCGTGTTGATTTCCAAGACAACATCCTCTTGCTGTTCTGGGGAAAACACTACAATATTATCAGGTGTTTCATTTTGACGAAACACATACTGACTTTCCAAGGATGCTTCAAAACCATTCCATTTGGGCATAGTGAATGTCACCGAGTTTCTGGTATTTGCAGCGGGAACATTGATTAGCGGCGTATTTGTCGCTGTATCCTGTCCTTTTACCAATGAGAATTTATGATTTGTCGACCAGTGATCCGTCCAATAGGAATAGGCGGAAAAATCAACGCCCAACAATCGTGCATTCGTCTGTCTGTATTCCCAAACAGGGAATGATCCCCTTACGGTAAATTCCACGCCCGAAGGTTCCAGCACTATAAAGTTTTGAATCCAATTGGCGTAGGGCTCCAACAAAATCCCCCAGGTTGAAAAGTCTTTTTCCAAAGTGGTGGTGATTTTGTGCGAAGTTTCGTTGGTAATGCGCAAATCCCCCAGTTCAATCCTTGCCGCGGAATGATGCAGCCCCTCGCTAAAAAGCTCTGAAGGATTCGGAGCCCGTGACGACATGGCATAATTCAACTTGATTTGTGTGCCATCAAGGCTCAAGTATTTTCCACCGATGGTCGCCGAAATATTATGAAAATCCAAAACGGGATTGACCAATAGTTGCGTGCCCAAATCCTCAACGACCAAATCCTCAAAATCTTCATCGTAGCCACGTTCTTCCCAACGTGAAGTGCGATAAAACTTGAGCGCATCAATTTTATTGTAATCGTATCGGATACCTGCATCCACCAAAAACTGATTGCTTACCCTGTATTCACCAATTAAAAAGCTTCCAAAATCAATTTTTTCATAATCTGGAATCAAACGGCGAACACCGGTGTCAGGATTCGCAAAGTTATCTTGGTACCTTCCCATAAGACCAACAAGGATGTTCAAGTCGTCCTTGGTGTCCCATTTAAAATCAGTGGATAGGGTGTGGGTGGTCAATTTTAGGTCAATGGATGGTATGTTGTCCCTTCCTCCTCTACGAATATCGTACTCAAACCTTCTGTTGCTCTGAAAATCGTATTGCACATTCCATTTGCCAAGACCTTCAAAACGCTTGTAGAATTTTAGTTTTCCCAAATGATGGGTCACGTCTTGCCTCGGATTTTGAAGTTCATAGGTAAATGGTCTGATAATTTCCGGCTCCCCGCTATTGATGCTGCTTATGAGATCGTCCACATTTCCAATGTGAGAGGCACGTAGAATGGCAATTTCCGTATTGAAATACGAATACCGGGCATCCCATCCCCAGGTAAATTCATGCTTTCCCAGTTGTAATGAGGCTGCAATTTCTTTAACCCCGGTGTTGGAGAGCACATAATCCGGCGCCTCGTTATCTCCCATACGTTTATAGGAACCTTGCCCTTTTACGAACCACCCACTTTCATAGGCTTTGGTCAATTCAGAGACAATATTTCCGCCTCTACCATTACTGACTCCGCTCAAGATTGTTTTTCCATAAATCGTATCCTTGCTAGGTACTTTCGCCTGTTCCGCAACGATTACCCCTCCAATGGCATCACCACCATACTGGAGTGCGGAAGCACCTTTGATCACGGAAACAGACCCTGCAGAATTGATATCAATAGTGGGAGCGTGTTCCGCACCCCATTCCATATCCTGCATTCGAACACCATCATTTAAAATAAGTACACGGCTGCCATTTAACCCATGAATTGCGGGTTTAACAATATTTGCACCGGTATTAAGGGTGGATACGCCGCCTATTTCCTTCAAGGCATCACCTAAATTCCCCGCACTATAATTTTCCAAGGTATTCAAATTCAGAGTCTCTTCTTGGGCGGAATTGGTTTTATCTCTCAGGATGTTTCCTATAACCTTCACTTCGTCCAATTGCTCCAAGTGGTGTTCCAGTTTTATATCAACCTTGGTATCTCCATCTACTTTCACATCCAATAAGATGGTCCTACATTCTGGATGGGAAACTTCCAACGTATAATTTCCAGAACAAATGTTGGGAATTTCGAATTTCCCATCTGTATTCGTGCTGGCCCTGAACTCATTTTCAAGAATATATATGGTAGCCTCATCGAGAGGTGTTTTATTGTGATAATCCACTACCTGGCCAGATAGAATGCTCTTGCACTCTTGAGAATATCCAATAATTGATGTTAATATGATAAAGGCAATGCAGAACATTGCTTTGATTCTAAATACCAATGCGTTTAATTTAAGGTCTAAAAAAATACTTTTAAGAACGGCTTTTTCCCGGATGCTTAAGCCATTGGTGGAGCCCTTAATACTTGAAAAGAAACCTCTTTGGGTTTGTAAATAAAGGTGTAAGTGGAAGTTGAATAGCTTATTTTAGGTATTTCTACGGGAATGTAAGTAAACCAAGTGTTAAGGAGAACTTTGTTCGCCAGCGTGAAGTCATTGAAATCACAGTCCAGGGTGCTATCGTGTATATGATTTGTACCAAACGCCACACAATGTTTTTCTTGATTGTGCCCATTAAAAGTGTGCCCTAATTTTATTATGGAGGGAGCTGAAATTGCTGCCACCATAAGTAGGGAACTTAAAATGAGTATGCGTTTGTGGAGGCTATGCATCATACTTGCGCAAAGTAACCATGCCCTCCGTTGTTCTGTGTTAAAAAAAGCATAAAACTATGATAGTAAAAAGCCCAATCCCATGCGTTTGAGCATCTTTTTTTCGAAACTCCAGAAGAATTTATACTGACCGAACAGCCATCCAATGCCAACAAGAAGGATTTGATAGATCGGAAAAATCAAAAGGATTCGCAGTACCCAATATATAGCTCCATTTACATTTTGTCCATCAATGCCCATCCAATGCACCAAAGGGCCGGCCAATTTGCCCGACAGACTTCCGGTAATGGCAAATACGATAAAAATGGCTATCATTTCCCACTTAAAATTTACTTTCCATTTGTTCTCCAACTTTTTGAAGCACCAAAGAAAAAACTTTAGGAAAATTACATGTAGGACCAACGTAACTCCAATGGTAAAAACCCATTCGTATACGGAATTGTTGAGGTCAAAGGCATGTAACAAACTCCTGGAAACAATATAAGCGGCCAGCAGGTTAAGGATTGCACCCAGGATTGGAAAGAGGATTTGCCAGTTCTTTTGAATTTCCCAGCGTTGTTTTATTTTTTGCATTGCAAGCTTAAGCTATTATTGCTGCAAAAATAATACATTAAATCCTTGGGATGAAGGGACCTAACCTTTGATTGTATTTTCTTTGAAAATAAATAAAGTAATTATAGAGCTTATAATTCACCTCGTACCCATAATCTATGCTGGGGTCGTAATTGATCTGCATTTCATAAAGGTTGGGGTTCCAACGCATTGGGTTGAGCACTCGTTGGTTCCAGTTGGTGACCATTATCGCGTTCCTGTTTTCCATATAGGATTGTGAATAGTAGCCTTCCGGTCTTGCTATGGAATTTAACCAGGTATTAAAACCAGGTTCTATAATGATGATTTCATACTCGGTCTCATCATCGGCTATTTCAACAGGTTCTTCGTCATTGGAATCAAAAACTGCTTTTTCTTCGCTGGAAACCTCCAAAGTTGATTTTTGTGAGGTACAGGAGACCAGACCTATGCAAAGCATCAAGCAGGGCCATATTGGGTTTATGATTATCTTTTTCATAATCATAAGATACAAAAAAGCCACTTGAGAATTCAAGTGGCCCTGTTAAATATCGTTAACGGGAAGGCCTACTTTCCAAAAAGGCCGCCCAGTACTCCACCAAGTCCGCTTTTTTTCCGACCACCGCCGTTCAACACCATTCCAGCCAAATCATCGATAACGCTACCGTCGCCATCACTGTCCAAGAAGGTCTCTATCAAAGATTGTTGTTTTGCGGCTGTTTTATTTCCTCCCATTAAACCGCCCAACAGCCCATTAAGGCCTTCTGGACTGCTCACATTTTGTTGTCTGGTCTGTTTCCCCAGATAACCCAAAAGGATAGGAGCTGCAATTTTCAATATCTGAGAAATAGCCCCTGCATCGATTCCCGATTTGTTGCTCAGGGCATTTTCTACCTGGGGTTGTTTAGAGCCAAGTACGTGACCAAGTATTCCTGCGCCATCGTCCATAACATGTTGGTCCACACCACCTCCAAAAAGGCCGCCCAGATCGTCCAAAATACCACCGTCGTGCTTGGATGAAAGTGCATCCATAAGTCCTTGTGCGCCGCCCGGTGTAGAGGCGTTCTTTTTCATGGCGCCCATTAATAAAGGCATTGCCATGCTCAAAACTTC from Flagellimonas oceani encodes the following:
- a CDS encoding cytochrome-c peroxidase gives rise to the protein MTSADAESMFNEEIRNHYFQTLDSAAHYIQKLDTLATLEQNKAYFLKSREWYKRAEPMIMAYDYQNYLSMNAPNLLKVEIDDYTDIKKLNPQSYQVLEELLYADEKVPNMDLHLVINYLQARIPYIRKNHIIYTQRDRHHLKMIRDAIVNIATKGITGFDSPMLANSLNEAIYNYESIHKVLNIYKEAFKDQALYEQWSNEIDRTINSLQSSNFDDFDRYGFIKDHTNKQLELINQTADDWGIALNTSRSLNTTATNLFDKDFFNIKQFSLQGSPDMSDERILLGKKLFNDPALSSTGTISCATCHLEDKAFTDGHKKGLGINGVELQRNTPTLTYAVFQQSFFYDGRAAGLESQIVNVVNDENEFHSDLNTIERKVKENASYKPSFEELYDGEISNQNVRHAIATYIRSLAPFDSKFDRNMQGQENSLTSDEKLGFNLFMGKAACATCHFPPAFNGTVPPKYLETEFENLGVPKNADFENPVLDDDPGQYHPYKVEEKRNFFKTTTVRNIALTAPYMHNGVYETLEEVITFYNVGGGQGMGLDVPYQTLPPDSLNLSDREQRALISFMHSLTDKRFEKVGE
- a CDS encoding Gfo/Idh/MocA family protein, with translation MKSITRRNFNNLTIKGMGGAALLSSAPFACAMGANQDKKKLGIALVGLGSYSTYQLAPALQDTQHCYLAGIVTGTPEKEQIWADKYGIPEKNIYNYQNFDDIANNGDIDVVYVVLPNSMHAEFSIRAAQAGKHVICEKPMGISVEECTAIINACDKAGVKLGMGYRLHSEPYTQQVKEYVKEKTFGDILFVSADASYRATGNPDQWRLNKELSGGGALMNMGVYAVQSTIYGTGENPVSVSAQEFSTRPEYFKNTDETITAQFKFPSGAVGNITTSHNFNANAMYVSGTSGWFRLQPANNYGPLSGVTSKGDEIKFPHESQQKLQMDDFARHVLFGEPNKAPGEMGKRDMMIVEAIYQSIANGGETIALDFEPGYGFGG
- a CDS encoding TIGR02757 family protein, with the translated sequence MTKTELKEFLDAKVLEYNHPKFLEDDPIQIPHAFNRKEDIEISAFLTATIAWGNRKSIINNATKLMELIGNTPYDFVINHSEEDLERLSPFVHRTFNGIDLGYFVTSLQNIYKNHGGLEAVFTQHQTKDSMLPAISKFKQLFFELPHQSRTQKHVSDPIKGSAAKRINMFLRWMVRDNSTGVDFGLWKDIDPAKLSCPLDVHSGNVARKLKLLKRKQNDAKALQELDKNLRKLDTADPVKYDFALFGLGVFERF
- a CDS encoding ABC transporter ATP-binding protein; translation: MIKATNIQKSYGDLKVLQGVDLEIKKGEVVSIVGASGAGKTTLLQILGTLDTPTNKGESTLVINDTNVNQLNDKSLAQFRNEHIGFIFQFHQLLPEFTALENVCIPAFIKKTPKAEAEKRAKELLDFLGLKKRYDHKPNALSGGEQQRVAVARSLMNNPSVVLADEPSGNLDSESADNLHKLFFQLRDEFGQTFVLVTHNLDLADMADRKLTMVDGLIVSKD
- the msrA gene encoding peptide-methionine (S)-S-oxide reductase MsrA, with product MNKQNNTYLDTAILAGGCFWCTEAVFQRLDGVEEVVSGYTGGTIKNPAYREICTGRTGHAEAVKITFDPSKISYAELLEVFFATHDPTTLNKQGNDVGTQYRSEIFYTTPEQKQMAEDFIDLLEKENIFESPIVTAISEAKPFYLAEEEHHDYYNQNKQQPYCQIIIDPKIKKLNNYFSKKLKHGTI
- the folE gene encoding GTP cyclohydrolase I FolE → MAPYRNLEEYNIEITNEVKDHFSKIMGDLGEDVTREGLIKTPERAAKAMLFLTQGYKQDAEEILKGAMFAEDYDDMVIIKDIELYSLCEHHMLPFFGKAHVAYIPNGHIVGLSKIPRVVDVFARRLQVQERLTHDILECINKTLKPKGVAVVIEASHMCMMMRGVQKQNSVTTTSGFRGQFEKIETRNEFLKLISADLS
- a CDS encoding type 1 periplasmic binding fold superfamily protein, whose translation is MKTIKILSLLTVAATTFMACSSDDDAPEPVNEEETITTMTVSLVAPGGGTTVTLQSRDLDGDGPNAPDVTVSGNLAANTTYTGSVVFLNETESPAEDITEEVEEEDEEHQVFYIPTGNITDITYDDEDGDGNPLGLAFTLETGDAGNATLAVTLIHEPKKPNDGTLADAGGEPDFTETFQITIE
- a CDS encoding TonB-dependent receptor; this translates as MVFRIKAMFCIAFIILTSIIGYSQECKSILSGQVVDYHNKTPLDEATIYILENEFRASTNTDGKFEIPNICSGNYTLEVSHPECRTILLDVKVDGDTKVDIKLEHHLEQLDEVKVIGNILRDKTNSAQEETLNLNTLENYSAGNLGDALKEIGGVSTLNTGANIVKPAIHGLNGSRVLILNDGVRMQDMEWGAEHAPTIDINSAGSVSVIKGASALQYGGDAIGGVIVAEQAKVPSKDTIYGKTILSGVSNGRGGNIVSELTKAYESGWFVKGQGSYKRMGDNEAPDYVLSNTGVKEIAASLQLGKHEFTWGWDARYSYFNTEIAILRASHIGNVDDLISSINSGEPEIIRPFTYELQNPRQDVTHHLGKLKFYKRFEGLGKWNVQYDFQSNRRFEYDIRRGGRDNIPSIDLKLTTHTLSTDFKWDTKDDLNILVGLMGRYQDNFANPDTGVRRLIPDYEKIDFGSFLIGEYRVSNQFLVDAGIRYDYNKIDALKFYRTSRWEERGYDEDFEDLVVEDLGTQLLVNPVLDFHNISATIGGKYLSLDGTQIKLNYAMSSRAPNPSELFSEGLHHSAARIELGDLRITNETSHKITTTLEKDFSTWGILLEPYANWIQNFIVLEPSGVEFTVRGSFPVWEYRQTNARLLGVDFSAYSYWTDHWSTNHKFSLVKGQDTATNTPLINVPAANTRNSVTFTMPKWNGFEASLESQYVFRQNETPDNIVVFSPEQQEDVVLEINTPPDAYHLLAFRSKMEFPISNKTKLTTSLSINNLLNTNYRDYLNRQRYFADDLGRNFTLQLKLNY
- a CDS encoding DUF6787 family protein; the encoded protein is MQKIKQRWEIQKNWQILFPILGAILNLLAAYIVSRSLLHAFDLNNSVYEWVFTIGVTLVLHVIFLKFFLWCFKKLENKWKVNFKWEMIAIFIVFAITGSLSGKLAGPLVHWMGIDGQNVNGAIYWVLRILLIFPIYQILLVGIGWLFGQYKFFWSFEKKMLKRMGLGFLLS
- a CDS encoding DUF6146 family protein, encoding MKKIIINPIWPCLMLCIGLVSCTSQKSTLEVSSEEKAVFDSNDEEPVEIADDETEYEIIIIEPGFNTWLNSIARPEGYYSQSYMENRNAIMVTNWNQRVLNPMRWNPNLYEMQINYDPSIDYGYEVNYKLYNYFIYFQRKYNQRLGPFIPRI